The genome window TCTCCCCCTAACGGACACCGGTTTTCTCCCCCTGGGTCGAGCGGCGGAATACTGGGCTCTGGAAGGTCGTCGACGAGAAGTCCGGCAAGGCTCGATACGTCCGGTTCAGCGAGCCGGGTGCGGCCGACCTCTCCGGATGCTTCCCCGACGGCCGACGCTTTGAGCTGGAGGTCAAGCGGAAGGACGAACGACCTCGCCTCGAACAGGTCCGCTGGCTCAGAAGCGTCAACCGCTGGGCCCCCGCCTTCTGGGTCGATTCGGTCGACTGGCTCAAGCGGATCCTGCCGCCGCTCCTCGAAGGGGCGATCGTCGAATACCTGCCCGATCGTTGGCGGTTCAGCGAGAAGCTGAAGCTTCCCAACGGGGCGGAGCACTCGATCTGGCTCTTCGAGGCGGGCGGCGACTATGACCTCGGCTGGCCCAAACGGCCGGAAGGACGAGGATGACGGTCCGCGGCGGGGGGCGTCAGTGCCTCCAAGTATCGGCGAGATCAGCTCCGGACCGAGTTGCGCCGCAACTTTGCGACGGCCAGGCCGACGACCCCGGCAATGCCCGCGAGGGCGATCGACGACGGCTCGGGGACCACCGGCGAATCCAGCCGAAATAGGGGGACGAAACCGTCCAACGCGCCGGTGAAGAAGGGATTGGAGTAATAGGTTCGCAGGAAGGTTGCGCCAGGACCTGTCGGCAGGCCTCTGTCGGAGGCCCAACCGAAGTCACCCCCGGTCACTGAGAGTTGGAGCCAGTAACTCGTCTGGGCTTGCAGGAGGATCGGCGTCGTCGCCGTAAACGTGATCGGGAGCGAATCAATCCGATCCATGCCGACCGCCGTGCTGTTCAGCGTCGCCAGGAGGGCGCCGGGAGTATTGGGATCCGCGTCATTGGTCGTGCGCAGAGTGGCCGTCACATGGGCCCCGAGACGGATCGACAACTCGAACGTAGCGGAGTCCAAC of Paludisphaera rhizosphaerae contains these proteins:
- a CDS encoding choice-of-anchor R domain-containing protein — translated: MAVSRWIGFASLTFVLAFGAAVPAKADLIIGNYTPYWTAGAATSIDLRLAVEFKVGDSPQWLDSATFELSIRLGAHVTATLRTTNDADPNTPGALLATLNSTAVGMDRIDSLPITFTATTPILLQAQTSYWLQLSVTGGDFGWASDRGLPTGPGATFLRTYYSNPFFTGALDGFVPLFRLDSPVVPEPSSIALAGIAGVVGLAVAKLRRNSVRS